A window of the Citrus sinensis cultivar Valencia sweet orange chromosome 9, DVS_A1.0, whole genome shotgun sequence genome harbors these coding sequences:
- the LOC102630438 gene encoding xyloglucan endotransglucosylase protein 1-like produces the protein MAAAKSLVVLIMLSALLSNSFVLVLPASNFYQDFDIIWGIDKVRIRNDGEVLNLYLGKDTGSGFQSKNEYLFGKIDMQFKLVPGNSAGTVTSYYLSSQGSTWDEIDFEFLGNLSGDPYIFHTNVITQGKGDREQQFYPWFDPTSDFHTYSILWNPKTIVFYVDGTPIREFKNLESINIPYPKNQPMRIHSSLWNADDWATRGGLVKTDWTKAPFTASCRNFNAKTCIRYPAGPIISAPCPSNSSSSAWMKIDELDETSREKLKWVQKNYMIYNYCTDTKRFPKGLPLECAVATSAYVDSARV, from the exons ATGGCTGCGGCTAAATCACTAGTAGTGCTGATAATGCTGTCTGCTTTATTATCTAACTCTTTTGTGTTAGTTTTACCAGCTAGTAATTTTTATCAAGATTTTGACATCATATGGGGAATTGACAAGGTCAGGATTCGCAACGATGGAGAAGTCCTCAATCTTTACCTTGGCAAAGACACAGGCTCAGGTTTCCAGTCCAAGAATGAGTATCTATTTGGCAAAATTGACATGCAATTCAAGCTTGTCCCAGGCAACTCTGCTGGCACTGTCACATCTTACTAT TTGTCATCACAAGGATCAACATGGGATGAGATAGACTTTGAGTTCTTGGGAAATCTCAGTGGCGATCCTTATATTTTTCACACAAATGTAATCACACAAGGCAAAGGTGACAGAGAGCAGCAATTTTATCCCTGGTTTGATCCCACTTCAGATTTTCACACATATTCCATTCTCTGGAATCCCAAAACCATCGT ATTCTATGTCGATGGCACACCGATTAGAGAGTTCAAGAACTTGGAGTCAATCAACATTCCTTACCCAAAAAACCAACCAATGAGAATACACTCGAGTCTCTGGAACGCTGATGACTGGGCAACAAGAGGCGGTCTTGTCAAAACAGATTGGACAAAAGCTCCATTTACAGCTTCTTGTAGAAACTTTAATGCCAAAACTTGCATTCGTTACCCAGCAGGTCCAATCATTTCTGCGCCTTGCCCTTCGAATTCTTCATCCTCTGCATGGATGAAGATCGATGAGCTTGATGAAACAAGCAGAGAGAAACTCAAGTGGGTGCAGAAGAATTACatgatttataattattgtacAGACACAAAGCGCTTCCCAAAAGGGCTTCCTCTTGAGTGTGCTGTGGCCACGAGTGCTTACGTAGATTCCGCGCGagtataa